The Prochlorococcus marinus str. MIT 9301 genome window below encodes:
- the psb30 gene encoding photosystem II reaction center protein Ycf12/Psb30 gives MATLIPLAVVALAGPAIIALVFYRK, from the coding sequence ATGGCAACACTTATTCCTTTGGCTGTAGTTGCGTTAGCAGGACCAGCAATAATTGCTCTTGTATTTTACCGTAAATAA
- a CDS encoding YkgJ family cysteine cluster protein: MKSWTCIENCGACCKFDLNERSDLADKLKKEDIALINSMTDRDGWCKNLDRENKKCLIYENRPHFCRVNEFSTTFKGYLKSGDKFLIDCCKQHISSNYGYQSKEMKTFRIAVSGK, translated from the coding sequence ATGAAATCATGGACATGCATAGAAAATTGTGGAGCTTGTTGTAAATTCGACTTGAACGAAAGAAGCGATTTGGCTGACAAACTTAAAAAAGAAGATATAGCTTTGATAAATTCGATGACTGATAGAGACGGTTGGTGTAAAAACCTAGACAGAGAAAATAAAAAATGCTTAATTTACGAAAACAGACCACATTTTTGCCGGGTAAATGAATTTTCAACTACATTTAAAGGATATTTGAAATCTGGTGACAAATTTTTAATAGATTGCTGCAAACAACATATTTCATCAAATTATGGATACCAAAGTAAAGAGATGAAAACTTTTAGAATCGCTGTTTCAGGAAAATGA
- a CDS encoding HAD-IA family hydrolase — translation MTNLEGVYWDLDGTIANTELEAHLPAFNNAFNDLGIDWNWDTKKYIQLLKINGGKNRISYFAKSNKDDFSEDLILKIHETKQFHYLENIKKNCVSLKTGVFRLINELHKKKVRQFIVTSSSRIQVNLLVEYLFNGFNPFEFIISSEDVELKKPNPLPYLKAIQLSGININNSIVFEDSSPGLKSSLAANLPTIFVHSNIPIVLEENIKLNCILDSLGDENNVANVIKGPKLKKSYVDYNFLSDYLVSFSNAKN, via the coding sequence GTGACGAATCTTGAGGGTGTTTATTGGGATTTGGATGGTACCATCGCAAATACTGAATTAGAGGCCCATTTACCTGCTTTTAATAATGCTTTCAATGACCTTGGAATTGATTGGAATTGGGACACTAAAAAATACATACAACTTCTAAAGATAAATGGGGGCAAAAATAGGATTTCTTATTTCGCTAAATCTAATAAAGATGATTTCTCAGAAGATTTAATTCTCAAAATTCATGAAACAAAGCAGTTTCATTATCTAGAAAATATAAAAAAAAATTGCGTTAGTTTAAAAACTGGTGTTTTTAGATTAATAAATGAATTACATAAAAAAAAAGTTAGACAATTTATTGTTACTTCAAGTTCAAGAATTCAAGTAAATCTTCTTGTTGAATATCTTTTCAATGGCTTTAACCCTTTTGAGTTCATTATTTCAAGTGAAGACGTTGAATTAAAGAAACCAAATCCATTACCATATTTAAAGGCAATCCAATTAAGTGGTATAAATATAAACAACTCAATTGTCTTTGAAGACTCCAGTCCGGGATTGAAATCTTCCCTGGCAGCTAATTTGCCTACAATTTTTGTTCATTCAAATATCCCAATTGTTCTTGAGGAAAATATTAAATTAAATTGTATTTTAGACAGCCTTGGTGATGAGAATAATGTGGCAAATGTAATTAAAGGCCCTAAACTAA